Proteins from one Nitrobacteraceae bacterium AZCC 2146 genomic window:
- a CDS encoding hypothetical protein (product_source=Hypo-rule applied; superfamily=52540; transmembrane_helix_parts=Inside_1_64,TMhelix_65_87,Outside_88_195), with the protein MPQLAELMEKMKGVEAEIEAELTRRREELRFRFERRKIVFEQDIEELQRAIKVRASRYFLQANPLIVLTAPMIYSLIVPIVLVDLWVMAYQAICFPAYGIPKVRRRDYLVFDRHHLAYLNIIEKVNCAYCSYCNGAIAFVREVASRTEVYWCPIKHARRILGPHPHYVGFADFGDAEGFRAKMVELKDGVKLDAR; encoded by the coding sequence ATGCCGCAGCTCGCCGAATTGATGGAAAAGATGAAAGGCGTGGAGGCGGAGATCGAGGCCGAACTGACCCGGCGGCGGGAGGAGCTGCGGTTTCGCTTCGAGCGGCGCAAGATCGTGTTCGAACAGGATATCGAGGAGCTGCAGCGCGCCATCAAGGTCCGGGCGTCCAGGTATTTCCTGCAGGCCAACCCGTTGATCGTGCTGACCGCGCCGATGATTTATTCGTTAATCGTTCCGATCGTGCTGGTCGACCTCTGGGTCATGGCCTATCAGGCGATCTGCTTTCCCGCCTATGGCATCCCCAAAGTCCGCCGCCGCGATTACCTGGTGTTCGACCGGCACCATCTGGCCTATCTCAACATCATCGAGAAGGTGAACTGCGCCTATTGCTCCTATTGCAACGGCGCCATCGCCTTTGTCCGCGAGGTGGCGTCACGCACCGAAGTCTACTGGTGCCCGATCAAGCACGCGCGGCGCATCCTCGGCCCGCATCCGCATTATGTCGGCTTCGCCGATTTCGGCGACGCCGAGGGCTTTCGCGCGAAA
- a CDS encoding DNA polymerase-1 (product_source=KO:K02335; cath_funfam=1.10.150.20,1.20.1060.10,3.30.420.10,3.40.50.1010; cog=COG0258,COG0749; ko=KO:K02335; pfam=PF00476,PF01367,PF01612,PF02739; smart=SM00474,SM00475,SM00482; superfamily=47807,53098,56672,88723; tigrfam=TIGR00593), translating to MPKTSEQAATPVAVKAPAKIPGKGDHVFLVDGSSYIFRAYHALPPLNRKSDGLQVNAVLGFCNMLWKLLRDMPPDNRPTHLAIIFDKSEKTFRNALYADYKAHRPPAPDDLIPQFALIRDAVRAFDLPGIEQIGFEADDLIATYVREACERGATATIVSSDKDLMQLVTDCVTMYDTMKDRRIGVAEVIEKFGVPPDKVVEVQALAGDSVDNVPGVPGIGIKTAAQLIVEYGDLETLLARAGEIKQPKRRESLIEHAEKARISRKLVLLDDKVALDVPLDDLAVHEPDARKLIAFLKAMEFSTLTRRVAEYSQIDPADVDADSATKSHEASSSPSPHAAGRDLFADQAASAPRAPAAAKGSAHTTGQGSKDQLTPISLAAARAAAARKLPVDRNAYQPVRTLDQLNGWIARIHDAGHVAFEAKASSIDPMQADLVGISLSLGPNDACYVPLGHKQSGDAAGLFASGLELDQIKASDAIGALKPLLESTGLLKIGFNIKFTAVLLAQHGIAIRNHDDVQLMSYALDAGRNAHGLDALAEIWLGHAMLTYGEVIGSGKSKVAFDQVTIDRATAYAAEDADVLLRLWRVLKPRLSAEHMTTVYETLERPLISVLARMERRGISIDRQVLSKLSADFAQTAARIEAEIREIAGEEVNIGSPKQLGDILFGKMGLPGGSKTKTGAWSTSAQILDELAEAGHEFPRKILDWRQVSKLRSTYTDALPNYVHPQTHRVHTTYALAATTTGRLSSNEPNLQNIPVRTEDGRKIRRAFIAAPGHKLVSADYSQIELRLLAEIADIPVLKQAFQDGLDIHAMTASEMFGVPVKDMPADIRRRAKAINFGIIYGISAFGLANQLGIPREEAGAYIKKYFERFPGIRAYMDATRDFCRANGYVETLFGRKCHYPDIKASNASIRSFNERAAINARLQGTAADIIRRAMTRMEEALAEKKLSAQMLLQVHDELIFEVPDDEVAATLPVVQHVMQDAPFPAVLLSVPLHVDARAANNWEEAH from the coding sequence ATGCCGAAAACATCAGAACAAGCCGCCACGCCCGTTGCCGTCAAAGCCCCTGCCAAGATTCCCGGCAAGGGCGACCATGTCTTTCTGGTCGATGGTTCCTCGTATATTTTCCGCGCCTATCACGCGCTGCCGCCGCTGAACCGCAAGTCCGACGGGCTCCAGGTCAATGCTGTGCTCGGCTTCTGCAACATGCTGTGGAAGCTGCTGCGCGACATGCCGCCGGACAACCGGCCGACGCATCTGGCGATCATCTTCGACAAATCGGAAAAGACGTTCCGCAACGCGCTCTATGCCGACTACAAGGCGCACCGGCCGCCGGCGCCGGACGACCTGATCCCGCAATTTGCGCTGATCCGCGACGCCGTCCGCGCCTTCGACCTGCCGGGCATCGAGCAAATCGGCTTCGAGGCCGACGATCTCATCGCCACCTATGTGCGCGAAGCCTGCGAGCGCGGCGCCACGGCTACGATTGTTTCGTCCGACAAGGATCTGATGCAGCTCGTGACCGATTGCGTCACCATGTACGACACCATGAAGGACCGCCGCATCGGCGTTGCCGAAGTGATCGAGAAGTTCGGCGTGCCGCCGGACAAGGTGGTCGAGGTGCAGGCGCTGGCCGGCGATTCCGTCGACAACGTACCCGGCGTGCCCGGCATCGGCATCAAGACCGCGGCGCAACTGATCGTCGAATATGGCGACCTCGAAACCCTGCTGGCCCGCGCAGGCGAGATCAAGCAGCCGAAGCGGCGGGAATCGCTGATCGAGCACGCCGAGAAGGCGCGCATTTCGCGAAAGCTGGTGCTGCTCGACGACAAGGTAGCGCTGGATGTGCCGCTCGACGACCTCGCGGTGCATGAGCCGGACGCGCGAAAACTGATCGCGTTTCTGAAGGCGATGGAATTTTCCACGCTGACGCGGCGGGTGGCGGAATATTCGCAGATCGATCCGGCGGATGTGGACGCGGACAGCGCGACGAAAAGCCATGAGGCCAGTTCGTCACCATCCCCACATGCAGCGGGCCGCGACTTGTTCGCAGACCAGGCTGCTTCCGCCCCGCGCGCACCTGCAGCTGCCAAGGGCAGCGCCCATACCACGGGGCAAGGCAGCAAAGACCAACTCACGCCGATTTCCCTCGCCGCTGCGCGCGCCGCCGCTGCGCGAAAACTCCCGGTCGATCGCAACGCCTATCAGCCGGTGCGCACGCTGGATCAGCTCAACGGCTGGATCGCGCGCATCCACGACGCCGGCCACGTCGCCTTCGAAGCCAAGGCGAGTTCGATCGATCCGATGCAGGCCGATCTGGTCGGCATCTCCCTGTCGCTCGGGCCCAATGACGCCTGCTACGTGCCACTCGGCCACAAGCAGTCCGGCGATGCCGCCGGCCTGTTCGCCTCGGGGCTGGAACTCGACCAGATCAAGGCCTCGGACGCGATCGGGGCACTGAAGCCGCTGCTGGAATCCACAGGCCTTCTCAAGATCGGCTTCAACATCAAGTTCACCGCGGTGCTGCTGGCGCAGCACGGCATCGCGATTCGCAACCACGACGACGTGCAACTGATGTCCTATGCGCTCGATGCCGGGCGCAATGCCCATGGCCTCGATGCGCTGGCCGAAATCTGGCTCGGCCACGCCATGCTGACCTATGGCGAGGTGATCGGGTCAGGCAAATCGAAAGTCGCGTTCGACCAGGTGACCATCGACCGCGCCACCGCCTATGCCGCGGAAGATGCCGACGTGCTGCTGCGGCTGTGGCGGGTGCTGAAGCCGCGGCTTTCCGCCGAGCACATGACCACGGTCTATGAGACGCTGGAGCGTCCGCTGATCTCCGTGCTGGCACGGATGGAGCGGCGCGGCATCTCCATCGACCGCCAGGTGCTGTCGAAACTGTCGGCCGATTTCGCGCAGACCGCCGCACGCATTGAAGCCGAAATCCGTGAGATCGCCGGCGAGGAAGTCAACATCGGCAGCCCCAAGCAGCTCGGCGATATCCTGTTTGGCAAGATGGGATTGCCGGGTGGCTCAAAGACCAAGACCGGCGCCTGGTCGACGTCCGCGCAGATTCTCGATGAACTGGCCGAAGCCGGCCATGAGTTCCCGCGCAAGATTCTGGACTGGCGGCAGGTCTCGAAACTGCGTTCGACCTATACCGACGCGCTGCCGAACTACGTGCATCCGCAGACTCACCGCGTTCACACCACCTATGCGCTGGCGGCGACCACCACCGGCCGGCTGTCGTCCAACGAGCCGAACCTGCAGAACATTCCGGTGCGGACCGAGGATGGCCGCAAGATTCGCCGCGCGTTCATCGCCGCCCCCGGCCACAAGCTGGTGTCGGCGGATTATTCGCAAATCGAATTGCGGTTGCTGGCGGAGATCGCCGACATTCCGGTGCTGAAGCAGGCGTTTCAGGACGGCCTCGACATTCATGCCATGACCGCGTCGGAAATGTTCGGCGTGCCGGTCAAGGATATGCCGGCTGACATCCGCCGTCGCGCCAAGGCGATCAATTTCGGCATCATCTACGGCATCTCGGCGTTTGGCCTCGCCAATCAGCTCGGCATTCCCCGCGAGGAAGCCGGCGCCTACATCAAGAAATATTTTGAGCGCTTCCCGGGCATCCGCGCCTACATGGATGCGACCAGGGATTTCTGCCGTGCCAACGGCTATGTCGAAACGCTGTTTGGCCGCAAATGTCACTACCCCGACATCAAGGCCAGCAACGCCTCGATCCGCTCCTTCAACGAACGCGCCGCGATCAACGCACGACTGCAGGGAACGGCAGCCGACATCATCCGCCGCGCCATGACGCGGATGGAGGAGGCATTGGCCGAGAAGAAGTTGTCAGCGCAGATGCTGCTGCAGGTGCACGACGAACTGATTTTTGAGGTGCCCGACGATGAGGTGGCGGCGACGCTGCCGGTGGTCCAGCACGTGATGCAGGACGCGCCATTCCCCGCGGTGCTGCTATCAGTGCCGCTGCACGTCGATGCGCGGGCCGCGAACAATTGGGAAGAGGCGCATTGA
- a CDS encoding putative endonuclease (product_source=KO:K07461; cath_funfam=3.40.1440.10; cog=COG2827; ko=KO:K07461; pfam=PF01541; smart=SM00465; superfamily=82771), whose product MSYWVYILASKPGGTLYVGVTNNLVRRVFEHREGQVAGFTKKYGVKRLVYFEAHDTVIAAIQREKNIKHWSREWKIDLIVSINPEWRDLYDDIVR is encoded by the coding sequence ATGAGCTATTGGGTTTACATCCTTGCCAGCAAGCCGGGTGGAACGCTTTATGTCGGCGTGACCAATAACCTTGTTCGCCGCGTGTTCGAACATCGGGAAGGACAGGTCGCAGGCTTCACCAAGAAATACGGCGTGAAACGACTGGTCTATTTTGAAGCGCACGACACCGTCATCGCGGCGATACAGCGTGAGAAGAACATCAAGCACTGGTCTCGCGAATGGAAAATCGATCTGATCGTGTCCATCAATCCGGAATGGCGCGATTTGTATGATGATATTGTCCGCTAG
- a CDS encoding threonine/homoserine/homoserine lactone efflux protein (product_source=COG1280; cog=COG1280; pfam=PF01810; transmembrane_helix_parts=Inside_1_6,TMhelix_7_29,Outside_30_48,TMhelix_49_71,Inside_72_112,TMhelix_113_135,Outside_136_157,TMhelix_158_180,Inside_181_211) yields MPHLTSLLGFALVSLGMVLTPGPNMIYLISRSITQGPMAGMVSLGGVALGFVFYMLCAAFGITALLFAVPYAYDALRLSGAAYLLWLAWQALKPNGRSPFQVKELAIDSPRKLFAMGFITNLLNPKIAMLYLALLPQFIDPAAGSVLTQSLVLGSVQTTISVGVNGLIALGAGSIALFLGERPTWLKLQRWLMGTVLAGLAVRMALETKRS; encoded by the coding sequence ATGCCCCACCTCACCTCGCTGCTCGGTTTCGCCCTCGTCTCGCTCGGCATGGTGCTGACGCCCGGGCCGAACATGATCTATCTGATCTCGCGCTCGATCACGCAGGGGCCGATGGCGGGCATGGTATCGCTCGGCGGTGTCGCGCTCGGTTTCGTGTTCTACATGCTGTGCGCGGCGTTCGGCATCACCGCGCTTTTGTTCGCGGTGCCCTATGCCTATGACGCGCTGCGGCTGTCCGGCGCGGCCTATCTGCTGTGGCTGGCGTGGCAGGCGCTGAAGCCGAACGGACGCTCGCCGTTTCAGGTGAAGGAACTGGCGATCGACAGCCCGCGCAAACTGTTCGCCATGGGCTTCATCACCAATCTGCTGAATCCGAAGATCGCGATGCTGTATCTGGCGCTGCTGCCGCAGTTCATCGACCCCGCCGCCGGCAGCGTGCTGACGCAGTCGCTGGTGCTGGGCTCGGTGCAGACCACCATCAGCGTCGGCGTCAACGGATTGATCGCGCTCGGCGCCGGATCGATCGCGCTGTTTCTCGGCGAGCGGCCGACCTGGCTCAAGCTGCAGCGCTGGCTGATGGGCACCGTGCTCGCCGGCCTCGCGGTGCGGATGGCGCTGGAGACAAAGCGGAGCTGA
- a CDS encoding GST-like protein (product_source=KO:K11209; cath_funfam=1.20.1050.10,3.40.30.10; cog=COG0625; ko=KO:K11209; pfam=PF00043,PF13417; superfamily=47616,52833) yields the protein MTIELHTWNTPNGRKISVALEEMGLPYTVIPVNIGKGDQMKPDFLAISPNNKIPAIVDPDDPDGQRVSVFESGAILLYLGEKIGKFLPKPLIERIPVLEWLMWQMGGFGPMPGQVHHFIALENEADRAYGLKRFSDETRRLYGVLDRRLADHEFVAGPLSVADFAILGWAWRHERHKVSFADFPHVGRWYDTLMARPGVKRGFEVKLD from the coding sequence ATGACGATCGAACTGCACACGTGGAATACGCCGAACGGCCGCAAGATATCAGTCGCGTTGGAAGAGATGGGGCTGCCTTACACGGTGATTCCGGTGAATATCGGCAAGGGCGATCAGATGAAGCCGGATTTCCTGGCCATCAGCCCGAACAACAAGATCCCGGCGATCGTCGATCCCGATGACCCGGACGGCCAGCGCGTCAGCGTGTTCGAATCCGGCGCCATCCTGCTTTATCTGGGCGAGAAGATCGGCAAATTCCTGCCGAAGCCGCTGATCGAGCGGATTCCAGTGCTGGAATGGCTGATGTGGCAGATGGGGGGCTTCGGCCCGATGCCCGGCCAGGTGCATCATTTCATCGCGCTGGAGAATGAGGCCGACCGTGCCTACGGGTTGAAGCGTTTTTCCGACGAGACGCGGCGGCTCTACGGCGTACTCGATCGCCGCCTTGCCGATCATGAATTCGTCGCCGGGCCGCTGTCGGTCGCGGATTTCGCGATTCTCGGCTGGGCCTGGCGCCACGAGCGTCACAAGGTGTCGTTCGCGGATTTCCCCCATGTCGGGCGCTGGTACGACACGCTGATGGCGCGGCCGGGCGTCAAGCGGGGTTTTGAGGTGAAGCTGGATTGA
- a CDS encoding DNA-binding transcriptional LysR family regulator (product_source=COG0583; cath_funfam=1.10.10.10,3.40.190.10; cog=COG0583; pfam=PF00126,PF03466; superfamily=46785,53850) encodes MGSTYAPSECMSNIWFSHISYQKSMSMIALRHLRYFIAVAEEGHVTRAALRLGIQQPPLSQQIRAMEAEIGVALLNRLPRGVELTEAGRVFLAEARLAIAQVEHAVEAARRTARGEQGRLAVGFTSSAAFHPLIPAVVRAFRQISPQVDLLLEESSTGELIAGLQRDQLDVAFLRVPMGDTTGIRIEALLQEKMLVALPAHHPLVGKRAPKSIALARLADETFILYRRPTGPGLYDTIIAACRAAGFSPRIGQEAPRMLSTLSLVAAGLGVSIIPESMRRLDTEGIAYIPLAGAGGLVAPLHLAWREAHPSGAATRLIAHIRQMVREQ; translated from the coding sequence ATGGGATCGACCTACGCCCCGTCGGAGTGTATGTCCAATATATGGTTTAGCCATATTTCATATCAAAAAAGTATGTCTATGATCGCCCTGCGCCACCTCCGCTATTTCATCGCCGTGGCCGAGGAGGGCCATGTGACCCGCGCCGCGCTGCGGCTCGGCATCCAGCAGCCTCCGCTCAGCCAGCAGATACGGGCGATGGAAGCGGAGATCGGCGTGGCGTTGCTGAACCGGCTGCCGCGCGGGGTGGAATTGACCGAAGCCGGCCGCGTCTTCCTCGCCGAAGCGCGTTTGGCGATCGCGCAGGTCGAACATGCGGTGGAAGCGGCGCGACGCACCGCGCGTGGCGAGCAGGGCCGGCTGGCGGTCGGCTTCACCAGCTCCGCGGCGTTTCATCCGCTGATCCCGGCCGTGGTGCGTGCGTTCCGGCAGATCTCGCCGCAAGTCGATTTGCTGCTCGAGGAGAGCAGCACCGGCGAACTGATCGCGGGCCTGCAGAGAGACCAGCTCGACGTCGCCTTTCTCCGTGTTCCGATGGGAGACACCACGGGAATCCGGATCGAAGCGCTGCTCCAGGAGAAAATGCTGGTGGCGTTACCGGCCCATCATCCGCTGGTCGGCAAGCGCGCGCCGAAAAGCATCGCGCTGGCCAGGCTGGCGGACGAGACTTTTATTCTGTACCGCCGCCCGACCGGGCCCGGCCTGTACGACACGATCATTGCCGCCTGCCGTGCTGCGGGGTTCAGCCCCCGGATCGGCCAGGAAGCGCCGCGCATGCTGTCGACGCTCAGTCTGGTAGCTGCCGGACTGGGTGTCTCGATCATTCCGGAATCGATGCGCCGTCTCGACACCGAGGGCATCGCCTATATTCCGCTGGCCGGCGCGGGCGGCCTCGTCGCGCCGCTGCATCTGGCATGGCGCGAGGCGCATCCGTCCGGCGCGGCGACACGCCTGATCGCGCATATCAGGCAGATGGTGCGTGAGCAGTGA
- a CDS encoding chromate transporter (product_source=KO:K07240; cog=COG2059; ko=KO:K07240; pfam=PF02417; superfamily=51735; transmembrane_helix_parts=Outside_1_19,TMhelix_20_39,Inside_40_59,TMhelix_60_79,Outside_80_88,TMhelix_89_111,Inside_112_123,TMhelix_124_146,Outside_147_150,TMhelix_151_184,Inside_185_190): MDAATTAPTDVTTPEPPTIGALFTGFLGLGLIGFGGVLPMARRMIVEKRRWLTEAEFTDLLGLCQFLPGGNIINLSVAIGLHFRGVAGAVASLVGLIAAPSAIVIMLGVVYDHFQNDPRVQHLFAGLAAAAAGLLIAMAIKIALPLRTKPIAIVIAALCFVAIAVLRLPLLPTMIVLASLSIFATWRWQS; the protein is encoded by the coding sequence ATGGACGCCGCCACCACCGCCCCGACCGACGTCACGACCCCCGAGCCGCCGACGATCGGCGCGCTGTTTACCGGCTTTCTCGGCCTTGGACTGATCGGCTTCGGCGGCGTGCTGCCGATGGCCCGCCGGATGATCGTGGAGAAGCGCCGCTGGCTGACGGAAGCGGAATTCACCGATCTGCTCGGGCTCTGCCAGTTCCTGCCCGGCGGCAACATCATCAACCTGTCGGTGGCGATCGGCCTGCATTTTCGCGGGGTTGCCGGCGCGGTGGCGTCATTGGTCGGGCTGATCGCTGCGCCCTCCGCCATCGTCATCATGCTGGGCGTGGTCTACGACCACTTTCAGAACGATCCGCGCGTCCAGCACCTGTTCGCCGGGCTCGCCGCTGCGGCCGCCGGCCTGCTGATTGCCATGGCGATCAAGATCGCTTTGCCGCTGCGCACCAAGCCGATTGCGATCGTCATCGCGGCGCTCTGTTTCGTCGCCATCGCCGTGCTGCGGCTGCCGCTGCTGCCGACGATGATCGTGCTGGCATCGCTCAGCATCTTCGCTACCTGGAGATGGCAGTCATGA
- a CDS encoding chromate transporter (product_source=KO:K07240; cog=COG2059; ko=KO:K07240; pfam=PF02417; superfamily=55347; transmembrane_helix_parts=Outside_1_4,TMhelix_5_27,Inside_28_46,TMhelix_47_69,Outside_70_73,TMhelix_74_96,Inside_97_108,TMhelix_109_131,Outside_132_140,TMhelix_141_163,Inside_164_176) yields the protein MTAVLISLAAIFAELSLLAFGGGNTILPEMQRQVVDIHHWMSARDFSAMYALAQAAPGPNMMVVTLIGWRVAGWPGVIVTSLAKFGPSSILTGIVLKLWQRFKDRPWRRIAQQGLVPMTVGLVAASAALITQAADHEWSLAVITAACALVAVTTKIHPLWLLAAGALAGLSGIGLS from the coding sequence ATGACCGCGGTGCTGATTTCGCTGGCCGCGATCTTTGCCGAACTGTCATTGCTCGCCTTCGGCGGCGGCAACACCATCCTGCCGGAAATGCAGCGTCAGGTGGTTGATATCCATCACTGGATGTCGGCGCGCGATTTCAGCGCGATGTATGCGCTAGCCCAGGCCGCTCCGGGGCCGAACATGATGGTGGTGACGCTGATCGGCTGGCGTGTCGCGGGATGGCCGGGCGTCATCGTCACATCGCTGGCCAAATTCGGACCCTCGTCGATCCTCACCGGGATCGTGCTGAAACTCTGGCAGCGTTTCAAGGACCGGCCATGGCGCCGCATCGCGCAGCAGGGCCTGGTGCCGATGACAGTCGGCCTGGTGGCCGCCAGCGCGGCACTCATCACGCAAGCCGCGGACCATGAATGGAGCCTCGCCGTGATCACAGCGGCCTGCGCGCTGGTGGCGGTGACGACGAAGATTCACCCGCTCTGGCTGCTGGCGGCCGGGGCGCTGGCCGGATTGAGCGGAATCGGGCTGTCCTGA
- a CDS encoding orotate phosphoribosyltransferase (product_source=KO:K00762; cath_funfam=3.40.50.2020; cog=COG0461; ko=KO:K00762; pfam=PF00156; superfamily=53271; tigrfam=TIGR00336): protein MPPIQPKEPALSKLASRARLFDIIHARSFGYGEITLASGRKSNFYFNLKPTMCDPEGAALLAELTFDALREERLDYVGGLEMGAVPLAGALAQLSWLKNHPIAAFFVRKKPKEHGARLAVEGLAKGETLQGKRIVIVEDVTTTGGSAIKALEAVREAGGNVVLVYTMVDREEGATENFAKAGVPFRSLYKAAEFLKV, encoded by the coding sequence TTGCCGCCGATCCAGCCGAAAGAGCCCGCCTTGTCCAAATTAGCCTCCCGCGCCCGCCTGTTCGACATCATCCATGCCCGTTCGTTCGGTTATGGCGAGATCACACTGGCTTCGGGGCGCAAGAGCAATTTCTACTTCAACCTGAAGCCGACCATGTGCGACCCCGAGGGCGCGGCGTTGCTGGCGGAGTTGACCTTCGACGCGCTGCGCGAGGAGAGGCTCGATTATGTCGGCGGGCTGGAAATGGGCGCGGTGCCGCTGGCCGGCGCGCTCGCGCAGCTGTCGTGGCTGAAGAACCATCCGATCGCGGCGTTCTTCGTGCGCAAGAAGCCGAAGGAACACGGTGCGCGCCTCGCCGTCGAAGGCCTCGCCAAGGGCGAGACCCTGCAGGGCAAGCGCATCGTCATCGTCGAGGACGTCACCACCACCGGCGGCTCCGCCATCAAGGCCCTCGAAGCGGTGCGCGAGGCCGGCGGCAATGTCGTGCTGGTCTATACGATGGTGGATCGCGAGGAAGGCGCCACGGAGAATTTCGCCAAGGCCGGCGTGCCGTTCCGCTCGCTCTACAAGGCCGCCGAATTCCTGAAGGTATGA
- a CDS encoding Na+/H+ antiporter NhaD/arsenite permease-like protein (product_source=COG1055; cog=COG1055; pfam=PF16980; transmembrane_helix_parts=Inside_1_12,TMhelix_13_35,Outside_36_44,TMhelix_45_67,Inside_68_73,TMhelix_74_96,Outside_97_108,TMhelix_109_131,Inside_132_143,TMhelix_144_166,Outside_167_187,TMhelix_188_210,Inside_211_230,TMhelix_231_253,Outside_254_305,TMhelix_306_328,Inside_329_348,TMhelix_349_371,Outside_372_385,TMhelix_386_408,Inside_409_428,TMhelix_429_451,Outside_452_452): protein MIATAHLDGALLTWLWALPFAGILLSIATGPVLYPHLWEHHYGKFAAFFAALVVIPLFIFADSTTVVHTLAHTVLLEYLPFILLLLALFTVAGGIYIEGNLHDSAFTNTALLGIGALLASVVGTTGASMILIRPLIRANDDRNLNAHIVVFFIFLVSNIGGSLTPLGDPPLFLGFLKGVDFFWTTKHLLAPTLFAAGIVLAVFMVLDVILHHREGNFPSKADPTPDSPIRLHGKFNLLLLAVIIAAILMSASWKPGVSFALMGATLELQDLLRDLIFVLVTVASMRMTKSEHRAANQFSWGPIKEVALLFAGIFICIVPVMAMLQAGAHGAFAPLVALVTHADGTPNNIAYFWLTGGLSSFLDNAPTYLVFFELAGGDARTLMTTGAATLTAISAGAVFMGANSYIGNAPNFMVYAIARDAGVKMPSFFGYMLWSIGVLIPVFLLLTWVFFR, encoded by the coding sequence ATGATCGCGACAGCCCATCTCGACGGCGCACTGCTGACCTGGTTGTGGGCGCTGCCGTTCGCCGGCATCCTGCTCAGCATCGCCACCGGGCCGGTGCTGTATCCGCACCTCTGGGAACATCATTACGGCAAGTTCGCCGCGTTCTTTGCCGCGCTGGTCGTCATCCCGCTGTTCATCTTCGCCGATAGCACGACGGTGGTTCATACGCTGGCACACACCGTGCTGCTGGAGTACCTGCCTTTCATCCTGCTGCTGCTGGCGCTGTTCACGGTCGCCGGCGGCATCTACATCGAGGGCAACCTGCACGACAGCGCCTTCACCAACACGGCGCTGCTCGGTATCGGCGCGCTGCTGGCCAGCGTGGTCGGCACCACCGGCGCCTCGATGATCCTGATCCGGCCGCTGATCCGCGCCAATGACGACCGCAATCTCAATGCCCATATCGTGGTGTTCTTCATCTTCCTCGTCTCCAACATTGGCGGATCACTGACGCCGCTCGGCGATCCGCCGCTGTTCCTCGGCTTCCTCAAGGGCGTCGATTTCTTCTGGACGACGAAACACCTGCTGGCGCCGACGCTGTTCGCCGCCGGCATCGTGCTGGCTGTTTTCATGGTGCTCGACGTCATCCTGCATCATCGCGAAGGCAATTTTCCGAGCAAGGCCGATCCGACGCCGGATTCGCCGATTCGCCTGCACGGCAAGTTCAATCTGCTGCTGCTCGCGGTGATCATCGCAGCGATCCTGATGAGTGCCAGCTGGAAGCCCGGCGTGTCGTTCGCCTTGATGGGCGCCACGCTGGAGTTGCAGGATCTGCTGCGCGACCTGATCTTCGTGCTGGTCACCGTCGCCTCGATGCGGATGACGAAATCCGAACACCGCGCCGCCAACCAGTTCTCGTGGGGACCGATCAAGGAAGTCGCATTGCTGTTCGCCGGCATCTTCATCTGCATCGTGCCTGTGATGGCGATGCTGCAGGCCGGCGCGCATGGCGCTTTTGCGCCGCTGGTCGCTCTGGTCACCCATGCCGACGGCACGCCAAACAATATTGCCTATTTCTGGCTGACCGGCGGGCTGTCGTCGTTCCTCGACAACGCGCCGACCTACCTGGTGTTCTTCGAGCTCGCCGGCGGCGACGCCAGAACTCTCATGACCACCGGCGCCGCGACACTGACTGCGATTTCGGCCGGTGCGGTGTTCATGGGCGCCAACTCCTACATCGGCAACGCGCCGAACTTCATGGTCTACGCCATCGCCCGCGATGCCGGTGTGAAGATGCCGAGTTTCTTCGGCTACATGCTGTGGTCGATCGGCGTCCTGATCCCCGTCTTCCTGCTGCTGACATGGGTGTTTTTCCGCTAG